From Pseudomonas fluorescens, one genomic window encodes:
- the ahpC gene encoding alkyl hydroperoxide reductase subunit C yields MPIINSQVKPFTATAFKNGDFVQVSDADLKGKWSVVFFYPADFTFVCPTELEDLADNYAEFQKLGVEIYSVSTDTHFAHAAWHNTSPAIGKIQYTMIGDPTHVISRNFDVLIEEAGLADRGTFVINPEGQVKIVELNDGGVGRDASELLRKIKAAQYVAAHPGEVCPAKWKEGEATLAPSLDLVGKI; encoded by the coding sequence ATGCCTATCATCAACAGCCAAGTTAAACCCTTCACCGCTACCGCTTTCAAAAATGGCGATTTCGTACAAGTGTCGGACGCTGACCTGAAAGGCAAATGGTCGGTCGTGTTCTTCTACCCAGCCGACTTCACCTTCGTCTGCCCAACCGAACTGGAAGACCTGGCTGACAACTACGCCGAATTCCAGAAACTGGGCGTCGAGATCTACAGCGTTTCCACCGACACTCACTTTGCCCACGCAGCCTGGCACAACACTTCGCCAGCCATCGGCAAAATCCAGTACACCATGATCGGCGACCCGACCCACGTGATCTCCCGCAACTTCGACGTGCTGATCGAAGAAGCCGGTCTGGCTGACCGTGGCACCTTCGTGATCAACCCTGAAGGCCAGGTCAAAATCGTTGAGTTGAACGACGGTGGCGTCGGCCGTGACGCCAGCGAACTGCTGCGCAAAATCAAGGCTGCCCAGTACGTTGCCGCTCACCCGGGCGAAGTCTGCCCAGCCAAGTGGAAAGAAGGCGAAGCGACTCTGGCCCCGTCCCTGGACTTGGTCGGCAAGATCTGA
- the ahpF gene encoding alkyl hydroperoxide reductase subunit F: protein MLDANLKAQLKSYLERVTQPIEIVASLDDGAKSREMLELLKDVASLSSQITLLDNGDDARTPSFSINRPGADISLRFAGIPMGHEFTSLVLALLQVGGHPSKASAEVIEQIRSLKGEFRFETYFSLSCQNCPDVVQALNLMAVLNPNIQHVAIDGALFQAEVDARQIMAVPSVYLNGVNFGQGRMGLEEILAKIDTSGLERQAEKISAKDAFDVLVVGGGPAGASAAIYAARKGIRTGVAAERFGGQVLDTMAIENFISVQETEGPKLAVALEEHVKQYDVDIMNLQRADKLVPGKPGELHRIHFASGASLSAKTVILATGARWREMNVPGEQQYRNKGVAYCPHCDGPLFKGKRVAVIGGGNSGVEAAIDLAGIVAHVTLLEFDVQLRADAVLQRKLHSLPNVTVITSAQTTEVTGDGQKVNGLRYKDRQSDELRTVELEGIFVQIGLLPNTDWLKGTVELSPRGEIIVDNRGETSIPGVFAAGDVTTVPYKQIVIAVGEGAKASLSAFDHLIRTSAPA from the coding sequence ATGTTGGACGCCAATCTTAAAGCCCAGTTGAAGTCATACCTGGAACGGGTCACCCAGCCGATCGAGATCGTTGCTTCCCTCGACGACGGTGCGAAATCCCGGGAAATGCTCGAACTGTTGAAAGACGTTGCCAGTCTTTCCAGTCAAATTACCTTGCTCGATAACGGTGACGATGCCCGCACGCCGTCGTTCTCGATTAACCGCCCGGGGGCCGATATCAGCCTGCGCTTTGCCGGCATCCCGATGGGTCACGAATTCACTTCCCTGGTATTGGCGCTGCTGCAAGTCGGTGGCCACCCGTCGAAAGCCAGCGCCGAAGTGATCGAACAGATTCGCTCACTGAAGGGCGAGTTCAGGTTCGAAACCTACTTCTCGTTGTCCTGCCAGAACTGCCCGGATGTGGTCCAGGCGTTGAACCTGATGGCAGTGCTCAACCCCAATATTCAGCACGTCGCCATCGACGGCGCGCTATTCCAGGCTGAAGTCGACGCGCGTCAGATCATGGCCGTGCCCAGCGTTTACCTTAACGGTGTGAACTTCGGCCAGGGCCGCATGGGCCTGGAAGAAATCCTCGCCAAAATCGACACCAGCGGCCTTGAGCGCCAGGCCGAGAAGATCAGTGCCAAAGACGCGTTCGACGTGTTAGTGGTCGGCGGTGGCCCGGCTGGCGCTTCGGCGGCCATTTATGCTGCACGCAAAGGCATCCGCACCGGCGTTGCTGCCGAGCGCTTTGGCGGTCAGGTGCTCGACACCATGGCCATCGAAAACTTTATCTCAGTGCAGGAAACCGAAGGGCCGAAGCTGGCCGTCGCGCTGGAAGAACACGTCAAGCAGTACGACGTCGACATCATGAACCTGCAACGTGCCGACAAATTGGTGCCCGGCAAGCCTGGCGAATTGCACCGAATTCACTTCGCCAGCGGTGCTTCGCTCAGCGCCAAAACCGTGATTCTGGCAACCGGTGCGCGCTGGCGCGAAATGAACGTCCCTGGCGAACAGCAGTACCGCAACAAGGGTGTTGCCTACTGCCCGCATTGCGACGGCCCGTTGTTCAAGGGCAAGCGCGTGGCGGTGATTGGCGGCGGTAACTCCGGCGTCGAAGCGGCGATTGACCTGGCCGGGATCGTGGCCCACGTGACCCTGCTGGAGTTTGATGTGCAGTTGCGCGCCGATGCGGTCTTGCAGCGAAAACTGCACAGCCTGCCCAATGTCACGGTGATCACCAGTGCGCAAACCACTGAAGTCACTGGCGACGGGCAGAAGGTCAATGGCCTGCGTTACAAGGATCGTCAGAGCGACGAGTTGCGCACTGTGGAACTGGAAGGGATCTTCGTTCAGATCGGCCTGTTGCCCAACACCGACTGGCTCAAGGGCACGGTGGAGTTGTCGCCCCGTGGCGAGATCATTGTCGATAACCGGGGTGAAACTTCGATTCCCGGTGTGTTTGCTGCCGGTGACGTGACCACCGTGCCGTACAAGCAGATCGTGATTGCAGTGGGTGAGGGCGCCAAGGCTTCGCTGAGTGCCTTCGATCACCTGATCCGCACCTCCGCTCCGGCCTAA
- the gloA gene encoding lactoylglutathione lyase has translation MSLQELNSFPGVTAQPDTATHKFVFNHTMLRVKDITRSLDFYTRVLGFSLVEKRDFPEAEFSLYFLALVEKDQIPADAAARTEWMKSIPGILELTHNHGTENDADFAYHNGNTDPRGFGHICISVPDIVAACERFEALGCDFQKRLNDGRMKSLAFIKDPDGYWVEIIQPAPL, from the coding sequence ATGAGCCTGCAAGAACTGAACTCTTTCCCCGGCGTCACCGCCCAACCCGATACCGCCACCCACAAATTCGTCTTCAACCACACCATGCTGCGGGTCAAGGACATCACCCGTTCGCTGGACTTCTACACCCGGGTCCTCGGCTTCAGCCTGGTGGAAAAACGTGATTTCCCGGAAGCCGAATTCAGCCTGTACTTCCTGGCCCTGGTCGAGAAAGACCAGATCCCGGCCGACGCCGCCGCACGCACCGAGTGGATGAAGTCGATCCCCGGCATCCTCGAGCTGACCCATAACCACGGCACCGAGAACGACGCGGATTTCGCCTACCACAACGGCAACACCGACCCGCGCGGTTTTGGTCATATCTGCATTTCGGTGCCAGACATTGTCGCCGCCTGCGAGCGTTTCGAAGCCCTGGGCTGCGATTTCCAAAAGCGCCTGAACGACGGCCGCATGAAAAGCCTGGCCTTCATCAAGGACCCGGACGGCTACTGGGTCGAAATCATCCAGCCAGCACCGCTGTAA
- a CDS encoding DUF4946 domain-containing protein, with amino-acid sequence MIRHYRCLLVLPFLFATFAHADVPLPDIAWPGGWQVQPLAQDSQTAKVSRQRAVKNNENGEPVLVAELTVSQVDAGHEVNLRGVLLEMRKSIQKDFFQGGYQSVCNSLHAATLSRLPAEETTCTITENGRHVLSQTLVGAVDGDKVYVFSYAGQAEVYARSQQEIQGVRDSLKL; translated from the coding sequence ATGATTCGACACTACAGATGTCTGTTGGTTTTACCTTTTCTGTTTGCCACTTTCGCTCATGCAGATGTCCCGCTGCCTGACATTGCCTGGCCCGGCGGCTGGCAAGTGCAGCCATTGGCGCAGGACAGTCAAACGGCAAAAGTGTCCCGCCAGCGCGCAGTCAAAAACAACGAGAACGGCGAGCCCGTGCTGGTGGCCGAACTAACGGTGAGTCAGGTCGACGCCGGGCATGAGGTCAACTTGCGCGGTGTGCTCCTGGAAATGCGCAAGTCGATCCAGAAGGACTTCTTTCAAGGCGGTTATCAGAGTGTGTGCAACAGCCTTCATGCCGCGACACTAAGCCGACTGCCGGCCGAGGAAACCACTTGCACCATTACTGAAAATGGGCGCCATGTGTTGTCGCAAACACTAGTCGGTGCGGTGGACGGTGATAAGGTTTATGTTTTTTCCTACGCCGGGCAGGCTGAGGTGTATGCCCGCAGTCAGCAGGAAATACAAGGCGTGCGAGATAGTTTGAAACTTTAG
- a CDS encoding histone-like nucleoid-structuring protein, MvaT/MvaU family — protein sequence MSRLAEFRAAEKALQEQLAQLESLKNDAGLKKEIEFESKLQGLMKTYGKSLRDVIAILDPNPKSGLQQAAAPKTRRARVVKVYQNPHTGELIETKGGNHRGLKAWKEEYGASTVDSWLRA from the coding sequence TTGTCCAGACTCGCTGAATTTCGTGCAGCTGAAAAGGCCCTTCAGGAGCAGCTCGCGCAGCTGGAATCGCTGAAGAATGATGCCGGGCTGAAGAAAGAAATCGAATTCGAATCCAAGCTCCAGGGGCTGATGAAAACCTACGGCAAGAGCTTGCGCGATGTGATCGCCATCCTCGACCCGAACCCCAAGTCCGGCCTGCAGCAGGCCGCCGCTCCAAAAACCCGCCGCGCCCGCGTGGTCAAGGTTTACCAGAACCCGCACACCGGGGAACTGATTGAAACCAAAGGCGGCAACCACCGCGGCTTGAAAGCCTGGAAGGAAGAGTACGGCGCCAGCACCGTTGATTCCTGGCTGCGCGCTTGA
- a CDS encoding EAL domain-containing protein encodes MPLTHKRRRKPAIRNALTLLAALVPVVLGLLILYVQAERRLAQSAHQTAEEAVGQFELMLDNTAHAAQLLLPLAGKPCAEAQLALREQVTRRPFVRSTNLVWDNNLYCSSLFGDFAEKVNPGEYTQGKLWLMNGNPVTPNTALLVYRLSDGRGGALTTLDGYHLSNVLRMIGRHTLLLLQVGDNWMTSDQQVHNGPLPSFPVASNTLSSSRYAFAVQAGYPEGEAWRYMLSEYPPVFSLLMFFGVIAGTLAHWTQRRSTSPSHELQRALEAGEFVPYFQPVVHGDSKRWAGAEVLMRWNHPKDGLVRPDLFIPFAEHSGLIVPMTRSLMQQTAALLGPHIAGRDEHFHLGINITASHCHDLQLVEDCRELLAAFAPGKIALVLELTERELIEPTAITLQLFEQLHELGVMIAIDDFGTGHSSLGYLRQFNVDFLKIDQSFVALIGADALSRHILDSIIELSGKLDLGIVAEGVETQEQSDYLAQHNVNFLQGYLYGRPMPAAQFIVELNKH; translated from the coding sequence ATGCCCCTGACCCACAAGCGTCGACGCAAGCCGGCGATCCGCAATGCCCTGACCTTGCTCGCCGCACTGGTCCCTGTGGTCCTGGGCTTGCTTATCCTTTACGTGCAGGCCGAGCGCCGGCTGGCGCAAAGCGCCCATCAGACCGCCGAGGAAGCCGTGGGCCAGTTCGAGTTGATGCTCGACAACACCGCCCACGCCGCACAACTGCTCCTGCCATTGGCCGGCAAACCCTGTGCCGAGGCGCAATTGGCCTTGCGCGAACAGGTGACCCGTCGCCCCTTCGTACGCTCGACCAACCTGGTCTGGGACAACAACCTGTATTGCAGTTCGCTGTTCGGCGACTTCGCAGAGAAGGTCAACCCCGGGGAGTACACCCAGGGAAAACTGTGGTTAATGAACGGCAATCCGGTGACACCCAACACCGCCCTGTTGGTGTACCGGCTCAGCGATGGCCGAGGTGGCGCGCTGACCACTCTCGACGGCTATCACTTGAGCAATGTCCTGCGCATGATCGGGCGCCATACCCTGTTGCTGCTACAGGTCGGCGACAACTGGATGACCTCCGACCAGCAAGTACACAACGGTCCGCTGCCAAGCTTCCCGGTGGCCAGCAACACGCTTTCATCCTCCAGGTACGCCTTTGCCGTGCAGGCCGGCTATCCCGAGGGCGAAGCCTGGCGCTACATGCTCAGCGAATACCCGCCGGTTTTCAGCTTATTGATGTTTTTCGGGGTGATCGCCGGCACCCTCGCCCACTGGACGCAACGGCGCTCGACATCCCCGAGCCATGAACTGCAGCGCGCATTGGAAGCCGGCGAGTTCGTCCCCTACTTCCAGCCGGTGGTGCACGGCGACAGCAAGCGCTGGGCCGGCGCCGAAGTACTGATGCGCTGGAACCATCCCAAGGATGGGCTGGTACGCCCGGACCTTTTTATCCCTTTCGCCGAGCACTCGGGGCTGATCGTGCCGATGACCCGCTCGCTGATGCAGCAGACGGCAGCGTTGCTCGGCCCGCACATCGCTGGGCGCGACGAGCACTTTCACCTGGGCATCAACATTACCGCCAGTCATTGCCACGACTTGCAATTGGTCGAAGACTGTCGCGAACTGCTGGCGGCCTTTGCGCCGGGGAAAATCGCCCTGGTGCTGGAGCTGACCGAGCGCGAACTGATCGAGCCCACGGCCATCACCCTTCAGTTGTTTGAACAATTGCATGAGTTGGGGGTAATGATCGCCATCGACGACTTCGGCACCGGTCATTCCAGTCTGGGTTACTTACGTCAGTTCAATGTCGACTTCCTGAAAATCGATCAGAGTTTTGTGGCATTGATCGGTGCCGACGCATTATCCCGGCATATTCTCGACAGCATCATCGAACTGTCCGGAAAACTGGACCTTGGCATAGTCGCGGAAGGCGTGGAAACACAGGAACAAAGTGATTATCTGGCGCAGCACAACGTGAACTTTTTGCAAGGCTATCTGTATGGACGACCGATGCCGGCGGCGCAATTCATAGTCGAACTGAACAAACATTAG
- the hppD gene encoding 4-hydroxyphenylpyruvate dioxygenase: MADLYENPMGLMGFEFIEFASPTPNTLEPIFEIMGFTKVATHRSKNVHLYRQGAINLILNNEPHSVASYFAAEHGPSVCGMAFRVKDSQKAYNRALELGAQPIHIETGPMELNLPAIKGIGGAPLYLIDRFGEGSSIYDIDFVFIEGVDRNPVGAGLKIIDHLTHNVYRGRMAYWANFYEKLFNFREIRYFDIKGEYTGLTSKAMTAPDGMIRIPLNEESSKGAGQIEEFLMQFNGEGIQHVAFLSDDLVKTWDHLKSIGMRFMTAPPETYYEMLEGRLPNHGEPVGELQARGILLDGSSEAGDKRLLLQIFSETLMGPVFFEFIQRKGDDGFGEGNFKALFESIERDQVRRGVLTTE; this comes from the coding sequence ATGGCAGATTTATACGAAAACCCAATGGGCCTGATGGGCTTCGAGTTCATCGAATTCGCATCGCCAACCCCGAACACCCTGGAGCCGATCTTCGAGATCATGGGCTTCACCAAGGTCGCGACCCACCGTTCGAAGAACGTGCACCTGTATCGCCAGGGCGCGATCAACCTGATCCTCAACAACGAACCCCACAGCGTCGCCTCGTACTTTGCCGCCGAACACGGTCCGTCCGTGTGTGGCATGGCGTTCCGCGTCAAGGACTCGCAAAAGGCCTACAACCGCGCGCTGGAACTCGGCGCCCAGCCGATCCATATCGAGACCGGCCCGATGGAACTGAATCTGCCGGCCATCAAGGGCATCGGCGGTGCGCCGCTGTACCTGATCGACCGTTTTGGCGAGGGCAGCTCGATCTATGACATCGACTTCGTGTTCATCGAAGGCGTGGATCGCAATCCTGTGGGTGCCGGCCTGAAAATCATCGACCACCTGACCCACAACGTCTATCGCGGTCGCATGGCTTATTGGGCGAACTTCTACGAGAAGCTGTTCAACTTCCGCGAGATCCGTTACTTCGACATCAAGGGCGAGTACACCGGCCTGACCTCCAAGGCCATGACTGCGCCGGACGGCATGATTCGCATCCCGTTGAACGAAGAGTCGTCCAAGGGCGCCGGGCAGATCGAAGAGTTCCTGATGCAGTTCAACGGCGAAGGCATCCAGCACGTGGCGTTCCTGTCCGATGACCTGGTCAAGACCTGGGACCATCTGAAAAGCATCGGCATGCGCTTCATGACCGCGCCGCCGGAGACCTACTACGAAATGCTCGAAGGTCGCCTGCCGAACCATGGCGAGCCGGTGGGTGAACTGCAGGCCCGCGGCATTCTGCTCGACGGTTCCTCCGAGGCCGGCGACAAGCGCCTGCTGCTACAGATCTTCTCGGAAACCCTGATGGGCCCGGTGTTCTTCGAATTCATCCAGCGCAAAGGCGATGATGGCTTCGGCGAAGGCAACTTCAAGGCGCTGTTCGAGTCGATCGAGCGGGATCAGGTGCGTCGTGGGGTGTTGACGACCGAGTAA
- the rarD gene encoding EamA family transporter RarD, with protein MSKGIALSVFASVLFAVMYFYTSLLTPLDGEEIFGWRMLLTMPCMSLFMLVSGEWKRVVDPLRRVVAKPLLLVGLMLSSALLGAQLWLFMWAPLNGYSLDVSLGYFLLPLTMILTGRMVYGEHLSYLQKVAACLATLGVINELYQVGSFSWATLVVALGYPAYFVLRRRLATDNLGGLWLDMTLLLPVAFWMVHSGEQGFGVFEQYPWLSLLIPVLGLISASALVVYIIASRLLPFSLFGLLSYVEPVLLLGVALLLGESIKAEEWLTYLPIWLAVLVLVFEGAKHLARQRRAV; from the coding sequence GTGTCTAAAGGTATTGCTCTATCGGTGTTTGCGTCGGTGCTGTTCGCCGTCATGTATTTCTACACATCGCTGTTGACGCCGCTCGATGGCGAGGAAATCTTCGGCTGGCGCATGCTCCTGACGATGCCGTGCATGTCCCTGTTCATGCTGGTGTCCGGCGAATGGAAACGGGTGGTCGATCCACTGCGCCGGGTGGTCGCCAAGCCACTGTTGCTGGTGGGCCTGATGCTGTCGTCGGCGCTGCTCGGCGCGCAGCTCTGGCTATTTATGTGGGCGCCGCTCAACGGGTATAGCCTGGATGTGTCACTGGGGTATTTCCTGCTGCCGCTGACCATGATCCTGACCGGGCGCATGGTCTATGGTGAGCATCTGTCCTATCTGCAGAAAGTCGCCGCTTGCCTGGCGACTTTAGGCGTGATCAACGAGTTGTACCAGGTGGGCAGTTTTTCCTGGGCGACCCTGGTGGTTGCCTTGGGTTACCCGGCCTATTTCGTGCTGCGTCGACGCCTGGCAACCGACAACCTTGGCGGCCTGTGGCTGGACATGACACTGCTGCTGCCGGTGGCATTCTGGATGGTACACAGCGGGGAGCAAGGCTTCGGCGTGTTCGAGCAATACCCATGGTTGTCACTGTTGATCCCTGTGCTGGGCCTGATCAGTGCGTCGGCGCTGGTGGTCTACATCATCGCCAGCCGCCTGCTGCCATTCAGCCTGTTCGGGCTGCTCAGCTATGTCGAACCGGTGTTGCTGCTGGGGGTGGCCCTGTTGCTGGGTGAGAGCATTAAGGCCGAGGAATGGCTGACCTACCTGCCGATCTGGCTGGCGGTATTGGTGCTGGTGTTCGAGGGCGCCAAGCATCTGGCGCGGCAGCGCAGGGCTGTGTAG
- a CDS encoding aldo/keto reductase encodes MSYRTLGRSGLQVSTLTLGSMMFGEQTSTEDSLRIIDKAWDQGVNFIDTADVYTHGRSEEIVGEAIAGNRHEWVLASKVGFGPVDGVPNRAGLNRKHIFNAIDASLTRLDTDYLDIYYLHREDHNTPLEVTVAAIGELIRQGKIRYWGLSNYRGWRISEVIRVAERLGVDQPVISQPLYNIVNRQAESEQITAAHAYGLGVVPYSPLARGVLSGKYAPDIAPDANSRAGRQDKRILETEWRTESLRIAQQLQHYTQQRGVGLVEFAIAWVLNNAAVTSAIVGPRTEAHWDTYIKAREVKISAEDEAFVDSLVTPGHASTPGFNDVSHFVSGRMAR; translated from the coding sequence ATGAGCTACCGCACACTGGGTCGTTCCGGCTTGCAGGTGTCCACCCTGACCCTGGGCAGCATGATGTTCGGTGAGCAGACCAGCACCGAAGATTCGCTGCGGATCATCGACAAGGCCTGGGACCAGGGCGTCAATTTCATCGACACCGCCGACGTCTATACCCATGGCCGCTCCGAAGAGATTGTCGGCGAGGCCATCGCCGGCAATCGCCATGAGTGGGTGCTGGCCTCGAAAGTCGGCTTCGGCCCGGTGGACGGCGTACCCAATCGCGCCGGCCTTAACCGCAAGCACATCTTCAACGCGATCGATGCCAGCCTGACCCGTCTGGATACCGATTACCTGGACATCTATTACCTGCACCGCGAGGACCACAACACCCCGTTGGAGGTCACGGTCGCAGCCATCGGTGAGCTGATTCGCCAAGGCAAGATCCGCTATTGGGGCCTGTCCAATTATCGCGGCTGGCGCATCAGTGAAGTGATTCGGGTGGCCGAGCGCCTCGGTGTGGACCAGCCGGTGATCAGCCAGCCGCTGTACAACATCGTCAACCGCCAGGCCGAATCCGAACAGATCACCGCCGCCCATGCCTATGGCCTCGGTGTGGTGCCCTACAGCCCGCTGGCCCGTGGTGTGCTCAGCGGCAAGTACGCCCCCGATATCGCCCCGGATGCCAACAGCCGCGCCGGGCGCCAGGACAAGCGCATCCTTGAAACCGAATGGCGCACCGAGTCCCTGCGCATCGCCCAACAGTTGCAGCACTACACCCAACAACGTGGGGTCGGCCTGGTGGAGTTCGCGATTGCCTGGGTACTGAACAACGCGGCGGTGACTTCGGCCATCGTCGGACCACGCACCGAAGCGCACTGGGACACTTACATCAAGGCGCGAGAAGTGAAGATCAGTGCCGAGGACGAAGCCTTCGTCGATTCACTGGTCACGCCGGGGCATGCCTCGACGCCGGGTTTCAACGACGTCAGCCATTTTGTCTCCGGGCGGATGGCCCGCTGA
- a CDS encoding MFS transporter, producing MSHSAAATLATDDDKNAVYKRVTLRLIPFIFICYLFNYLDRVNVGFAKLQMLDALKFSETVYGLGAGIFFIGYVLCGVPSNLALTRFGPRRWIALMMITWGTLSTCLLFVTTPTGFYTLRLFTGAAEAGFFPGVVLYLSQWFPSFRRGRIMALFMSAIPVSGLLGSPISGWILNHFAAGQGGLAGWQWMFLLQGIPTVILGALAYFLLSDNFDSAKWLKPHERAVLEADQAIDRANKPKTATDSLLAVFKNPAIWAFGLIYFCIQSGVYAINFWLPSIIKNLGFSDNLVIGWLSAIPYLLAAVFMVLVGRSADLRQERRWHLVVPMLMGALGLLIAVNFAGNPAIAILGLTIATMGALTGLPMFWPVPTALLSAGAAAGGLALINSMGQMAGFLSPYLVGFVKDASGSTDAALYVLAAVIVGGSLLALRMTRTLRV from the coding sequence ATGTCACACAGCGCCGCTGCCACCCTGGCCACCGACGACGATAAAAACGCCGTCTACAAGCGCGTCACCCTGCGCCTGATCCCCTTCATATTCATCTGCTACCTGTTCAACTACCTCGACCGAGTGAACGTTGGCTTTGCCAAGTTGCAGATGCTCGATGCACTGAAATTCAGCGAAACCGTGTACGGCCTCGGGGCCGGGATTTTCTTTATCGGCTACGTGTTGTGTGGCGTTCCGAGCAACCTGGCGCTGACCCGCTTCGGTCCGCGGCGCTGGATCGCGCTGATGATGATCACTTGGGGCACGCTGTCCACCTGCCTGCTGTTTGTCACCACGCCCACCGGTTTCTACACCCTGCGCTTGTTCACCGGTGCCGCCGAAGCCGGGTTCTTCCCCGGTGTGGTGCTGTACCTCTCGCAGTGGTTTCCGTCGTTCCGCCGCGGTCGGATCATGGCCCTGTTCATGTCGGCGATCCCGGTTTCGGGTCTGCTCGGCAGCCCGATTTCCGGCTGGATCCTCAACCACTTCGCCGCCGGCCAGGGCGGCCTCGCGGGCTGGCAGTGGATGTTCCTGCTGCAAGGCATTCCGACGGTGATCCTCGGCGCGCTGGCGTACTTCCTGCTCAGCGACAATTTCGACAGCGCCAAATGGCTCAAGCCCCACGAGCGTGCGGTACTCGAAGCCGACCAGGCGATTGATCGCGCCAACAAGCCGAAGACGGCCACCGACTCGCTGCTGGCGGTGTTCAAGAATCCGGCGATCTGGGCATTCGGCCTGATCTATTTCTGCATCCAGAGCGGGGTCTACGCGATCAACTTCTGGCTGCCGTCGATCATCAAGAACCTGGGTTTCTCCGACAACCTGGTGATCGGCTGGCTGAGTGCAATTCCGTACCTGCTGGCGGCGGTGTTCATGGTGCTGGTGGGACGCTCCGCCGACCTGCGCCAGGAGCGTCGCTGGCATTTGGTGGTGCCGATGCTGATGGGTGCGCTGGGGCTGCTGATCGCGGTGAACTTCGCCGGCAACCCGGCCATCGCCATCCTCGGCCTGACCATCGCCACCATGGGCGCCCTCACCGGTCTGCCGATGTTCTGGCCGGTGCCGACCGCCCTGCTCAGCGCCGGTGCCGCCGCCGGTGGCCTGGCGCTGATCAACTCCATGGGGCAGATGGCCGGCTTCCTCAGCCCGTACCTGGTGGGTTTCGTCAAGGACGCCAGCGGCTCCACCGATGCCGCACTGTATGTGCTGGCGGCGGTGATTGTCGGCGGTAGCTTGCTGGCGTTGCGCATGACTCGGACATTGCGCGTCTGA
- a CDS encoding sugar diacid recognition domain-containing protein, producing the protein MFELDHDLAQDIVDRAMAILPYNVNVMDSQGLILGSGEPERVNTRHEGAQLVLANSRVVEIDVPTAAHLKGVQPGINLPLLLDQRLIGVLGITGDPEQLRTYAELVRMTAEMLVGQRNQQAEQQWRRQRCDDLLALLLSDAGESPRLIDEAQQMGLKPHLARTPYLFELGIEHGNGQTAEALSAWLISRYPDSWCVSSSKTSLLWCRPTSHSVDNPRLLEKLDGLGWKILRVAVGGQADGLAGLRRCYRRVGDLLAYGRDVLPRSRLLTLNRYRLPVMLWRHRNDDALDELLNPLRKVLAKDSNGQLLATLRSWCEHDGQSQACADALGIHRNSLRYRMERIAELSGVDPLRLDGMLALYLGVQLLPEPESPL; encoded by the coding sequence ATGTTCGAACTAGATCACGACCTGGCCCAGGATATCGTCGACCGGGCGATGGCCATTCTGCCCTACAACGTCAATGTCATGGACAGCCAGGGGTTGATCCTTGGCAGTGGCGAGCCGGAGCGGGTCAACACTCGCCACGAAGGCGCGCAACTGGTGCTGGCCAACAGCCGCGTGGTGGAGATCGACGTGCCCACCGCCGCCCATCTCAAGGGTGTTCAGCCGGGGATTAATCTGCCGCTGTTGCTCGATCAGCGACTGATCGGCGTTCTGGGTATTACCGGCGATCCGGAGCAGCTGCGCACCTATGCCGAACTGGTGCGCATGACCGCCGAAATGCTGGTGGGCCAGCGCAACCAGCAAGCCGAACAGCAGTGGCGCCGCCAGCGTTGCGATGACCTGCTGGCACTGCTGCTCAGTGATGCAGGGGAGTCGCCGCGCTTGATTGACGAAGCGCAGCAGATGGGCCTCAAACCGCACCTTGCGCGTACCCCGTACCTGTTCGAACTGGGCATAGAGCACGGCAATGGCCAGACCGCAGAGGCGCTGAGTGCCTGGCTGATTTCGCGCTACCCCGACAGCTGGTGCGTGAGTTCATCGAAGACCTCACTGTTGTGGTGCCGCCCCACCAGCCACAGCGTGGACAACCCGCGCCTGCTGGAAAAACTCGACGGCCTCGGTTGGAAGATCCTGCGTGTCGCGGTCGGCGGTCAGGCCGATGGGCTGGCGGGCTTGCGTCGTTGTTACCGGCGAGTCGGCGACTTGCTGGCCTACGGTCGCGACGTGCTGCCGCGCTCGCGCCTGCTGACCCTCAATCGCTATCGACTGCCGGTGATGCTCTGGCGGCATCGCAACGACGATGCCCTCGACGAATTGCTCAACCCATTGCGCAAGGTTCTGGCCAAAGACAGCAACGGCCAGTTACTCGCGACCCTGCGCAGTTGGTGCGAACACGACGGCCAGAGCCAGGCCTGTGCCGATGCCCTGGGTATTCACCGCAACAGCCTGCGCTATCGCATGGAGCGCATCGCCGAACTCAGCGGCGTCGACCCGCTGCGCCTTGACGGGATGCTGGCGTTGTACCTGGGAGTGCAGTTGTTGCCAGAGCCAGAATCACCGCTGTAA